One Erysipelothrix amsterdamensis DNA window includes the following coding sequences:
- a CDS encoding class I SAM-dependent methyltransferase, translating to MYSKLSTMYYETSKPIGTSLGGDMEFYYQAIKDARSILEVGSGTGRLLIPFLKNGLEIEGIDASSEMVSMCISNCIDHEVKPRVKQIDVYDMSEVGTFDSIIIPTGTFCLFSDPNAVIENCYEHLEEGGKLVLDLIFPHGFVPGSVHRHVVYPNQKDVLFLEDHQHTINWQAQQTRQFFKYELWREDKFCEQELEVFDLYWYQIDQMETMLRNSGYGQIEWFGDYTSGYDVGADYEVLTLCAYK from the coding sequence ATGTATTCAAAATTAAGTACGATGTATTATGAAACATCAAAACCCATTGGAACATCACTTGGTGGTGACATGGAGTTTTATTATCAAGCAATCAAGGACGCACGATCTATCCTTGAAGTTGGCTCGGGAACGGGTCGGTTATTAATTCCGTTTTTAAAAAATGGACTGGAAATTGAAGGTATTGATGCTTCTAGCGAGATGGTCTCGATGTGTATCAGTAATTGTATAGATCATGAAGTAAAACCACGTGTTAAACAAATTGATGTCTATGATATGAGTGAAGTTGGAACATTTGATTCGATTATTATTCCTACAGGAACATTTTGTTTATTTAGCGACCCAAATGCAGTGATTGAGAACTGTTATGAACATCTCGAGGAAGGTGGGAAGCTAGTTCTTGATTTAATCTTTCCACATGGATTTGTTCCGGGGAGTGTTCATCGCCACGTAGTTTATCCGAATCAAAAGGATGTATTGTTTCTTGAAGATCATCAACATACAATTAATTGGCAAGCACAGCAAACCAGACAGTTTTTTAAATATGAACTCTGGCGTGAAGATAAATTTTGTGAACAGGAATTAGAAGTATTTGATTTATATTGGTATCAAATAGATCAGATGGAAACGATGTTAAGGAATAGTGGTTATGGTCAGATTGAGTGGTTTGGAGATTACACTAGCGGATATGATGTTGGAGCAGATTACGAGGTTCTAACACTATGTGCATATAAATAA
- a CDS encoding Na/Pi cotransporter family protein — protein sequence MLLIGEVAQFSDIAFNVILGGFGMFLLGIKLLGDGFKDAAGSKIRDYIERYTGNLLSAILVGTVITALMQSSTAATVISISLVRAGLMSLEAAIGISVGANLGTTVTALMIGLNIEAMGYYFVFIGALILLTKKRYKSVGQIFFGLGITFVGLELMSDQLIILQDVPQFEAYLVKMSDNPWLALLAGTIGTAVINSSMAVIALVQKIYAGGGMTMVAASAFVYGSNVGTTLTAILASAGGSVSTKRAGWFHALYNVIGALITMLFIYPYSNFILYINGKMGGSPEMAVGINHFVFNLIWVVGIIPFIPACIRLLKILIPGEDRIKEREKIEALDYELIKTFPDGAFQLAQKQTLQMADLVVESFETTHDYLTTRDEEDFDVIGQLEEMVNELDYNLTRYLLAIAKDTQLDGRMAEQYSTSVDIVKNIERMGDITTNIAEFYERIFENRGSFSEEALYDLETMYKLVLDMIQRSFKMLKSDSLQGYEKLVQDEDYLDLIDEKYRERHFHRISDGICDDPIASSLYVDILASLERLGDHCINIVEKVKERNPEKTIETEIQVDTMN from the coding sequence ATGTTATTAATCGGTGAAGTTGCACAGTTTTCAGACATTGCATTTAATGTAATACTTGGTGGTTTTGGTATGTTCTTGTTGGGCATTAAGTTGCTTGGGGATGGCTTCAAGGATGCGGCAGGATCCAAAATCAGAGATTATATCGAACGTTATACGGGTAATTTACTCTCCGCAATTCTAGTTGGGACAGTAATCACTGCGTTGATGCAATCGAGTACAGCCGCTACTGTAATTTCTATTAGTCTTGTTCGTGCAGGTTTGATGAGTCTTGAAGCGGCGATTGGAATCTCTGTGGGGGCGAATTTAGGGACGACGGTTACAGCTTTAATGATCGGACTGAATATTGAGGCGATGGGTTATTACTTTGTCTTTATTGGGGCTCTAATTCTACTCACAAAGAAACGATACAAAAGTGTGGGTCAAATATTCTTTGGGCTCGGAATAACATTTGTAGGGCTTGAATTAATGAGTGATCAGTTAATTATCTTGCAAGATGTTCCTCAGTTTGAAGCATATTTAGTTAAAATGTCAGATAATCCGTGGCTAGCCCTTTTGGCTGGGACCATTGGAACAGCAGTGATTAATTCATCAATGGCTGTGATTGCGCTTGTCCAGAAGATTTATGCCGGTGGTGGGATGACAATGGTTGCAGCATCTGCCTTCGTATATGGTTCTAATGTCGGGACAACATTAACGGCGATCCTTGCTTCAGCCGGAGGATCTGTATCCACAAAACGCGCTGGTTGGTTCCATGCCCTTTATAATGTGATTGGTGCTCTAATTACTATGTTATTTATCTATCCATATTCAAACTTTATTTTATATATTAATGGGAAAATGGGTGGTTCACCCGAAATGGCTGTAGGGATTAACCACTTCGTCTTTAATTTAATTTGGGTTGTAGGAATCATTCCATTTATTCCGGCCTGTATTCGACTTCTTAAAATCCTAATACCTGGAGAAGATCGTATTAAGGAACGTGAAAAAATTGAGGCTCTGGATTATGAATTAATTAAGACGTTTCCGGATGGAGCCTTTCAATTAGCACAGAAACAAACACTACAGATGGCTGATTTGGTTGTGGAATCTTTTGAAACGACACATGATTATCTTACAACACGTGATGAGGAAGACTTTGATGTTATTGGTCAGTTGGAAGAGATGGTTAACGAATTGGATTACAATTTAACACGATACCTTCTTGCGATTGCGAAGGATACACAACTGGATGGTCGCATGGCGGAACAATACTCAACCAGTGTTGATATCGTTAAAAATATTGAAAGAATGGGCGATATAACCACAAATATTGCGGAGTTTTATGAAAGAATATTTGAAAATAGAGGATCGTTTTCCGAAGAAGCATTGTACGATCTTGAAACGATGTACAAGTTGGTGTTGGATATGATTCAACGAAGTTTTAAAATGCTTAAATCGGATTCACTTCAAGGATATGAAAAACTTGTACAGGATGAGGATTACCTCGATTTAATCGATGAGAAATACCGTGAACGTCATTTCCATCGTATCTCGGATGGTATTTGTGACGATCCGATTGCAAGTAGTTTGTATGTAGATATTCTTGCCTCTTTAGAACGCTTAGGGGATCACTGCATAAATATTGTGGAGAAGGTAAAAGAACGTAATCCTGAGAAAACGATTGAAACTGAAATACAAGTTGATACAATGAATTAA